One part of the Dyadobacter sp. 676 genome encodes these proteins:
- a CDS encoding efflux RND transporter periplasmic adaptor subunit, whose product MKNLKWPLVLFVSMFAYGCASKSETLSDTKDSIPTIPVTELRPQKTELHREYVGNIHAMRNVEIYARVKGYLEEVYVDEGKEVKKGQVLFRINNEEYEAQLAKAKATLQNAIAEAKGAELEVKRVKLLVDKNVVSKTELEVAQAKLAAANAKIEEAKSEKSNAAIQLAHTVIKAPFDGVIDRLPHKMGSLIDEGTLLTTLSDTKTVFAYFNVSENEYLEYVKARGNAPTKNAVVELELADGSFFKHKGTIETMEGAFDEGTGSIAFRARFANPEKLLKHGSTGTIRLTNTVENAILIPQKAAFEIQDKNFVYVLGKDNKVKTRSFVPQSRLSTFYVVKSGLEPGETIVYEGIQSLRDGATIKPRTISIDTTDVSAEKIELTAR is encoded by the coding sequence ATGAAAAATTTAAAATGGCCACTCGTTCTGTTCGTCAGCATGTTCGCCTATGGCTGCGCGTCGAAAAGTGAAACTTTATCCGACACAAAGGACAGCATTCCGACGATCCCCGTGACGGAGCTCAGGCCTCAAAAAACAGAATTACACCGCGAGTACGTGGGCAACATCCACGCTATGCGGAACGTCGAAATATATGCCCGTGTAAAAGGCTACCTCGAAGAAGTATACGTCGACGAGGGCAAGGAAGTCAAGAAGGGCCAAGTTTTGTTCCGTATCAATAACGAAGAATACGAAGCACAGCTCGCCAAAGCCAAGGCAACGCTCCAGAACGCGATCGCCGAAGCAAAGGGCGCCGAGCTGGAAGTGAAACGGGTGAAGCTGCTCGTAGATAAAAATGTGGTTTCAAAAACCGAGCTGGAAGTGGCACAGGCAAAACTGGCTGCGGCGAACGCCAAAATAGAAGAAGCCAAGTCGGAGAAGTCGAACGCGGCGATCCAGCTGGCACATACCGTGATCAAAGCGCCTTTCGATGGCGTGATCGACCGCCTGCCGCACAAAATGGGGAGCCTGATCGACGAGGGGACATTGCTTACGACGCTGTCCGACACCAAAACGGTGTTCGCGTATTTCAATGTATCCGAAAACGAATACCTGGAATATGTAAAAGCGAGAGGCAATGCGCCGACCAAAAACGCAGTTGTGGAGCTGGAACTGGCCGATGGTTCTTTTTTCAAACACAAAGGGACCATTGAAACGATGGAAGGAGCGTTCGATGAAGGCACGGGGTCTATCGCGTTCCGCGCCCGTTTCGCCAACCCCGAAAAATTGCTGAAACACGGCTCTACGGGCACGATCCGTCTTACCAACACGGTGGAAAACGCGATCTTGATCCCTCAAAAGGCCGCTTTCGAAATCCAGGACAAGAACTTCGTATATGTGCTGGGAAAAGACAACAAGGTCAAAACGCGCAGTTTTGTACCGCAGTCGCGGCTTTCTACTTTTTATGTAGTCAAATCAGGCCTGGAACCGGGAGAAACGATTGTTTACGAGGGCATTCAGTCGTTGAGGGATGGTGCTACCATCAAGCCCAGGACAATTTCCATCGATACCACCGACGTGTCGGCCGAAAAAATCGAGCTTACCGCACGGTAG
- a CDS encoding YdeI/OmpD-associated family protein, translated as MSQTDPRIDAYIVKSASFAIPILEYLRALVHETCPQVRETMKWSFPHFEYRGSILCSMASFKQHCAFGFWLESRLSDPHNLLAVNGERVGMGSLGKITAIEDLPPEEHLKGFIQEAMHLIDSGVKLKKEDKPREPRELTIPAYVTDALAGNPAAQKVFENFSYSNKKEYVEWFEDAKTKATREKRIGQALEWLAEGKPRNWKYMKSQA; from the coding sequence ATGAGCCAAACCGACCCCCGCATCGACGCCTACATCGTCAAGTCCGCCAGTTTTGCCATCCCCATCCTCGAATACCTGCGGGCGCTTGTACACGAGACTTGCCCGCAAGTACGGGAAACCATGAAATGGAGCTTTCCGCATTTCGAATACAGGGGTAGTATCCTTTGTAGTATGGCTTCATTTAAACAGCATTGCGCATTCGGCTTTTGGCTCGAATCGCGGCTTAGTGATCCGCATAACTTGCTGGCCGTAAATGGCGAACGCGTCGGCATGGGAAGTCTCGGCAAAATAACCGCGATTGAAGATCTTCCGCCGGAGGAACATTTGAAAGGCTTCATTCAGGAAGCCATGCACCTGATCGACAGCGGCGTGAAGCTAAAAAAAGAGGATAAGCCAAGGGAACCCAGGGAATTGACAATACCGGCATACGTAACGGATGCGCTTGCAGGCAATCCGGCCGCCCAAAAGGTTTTCGAAAATTTCAGTTATTCCAATAAAAAGGAATATGTGGAGTGGTTCGAGGACGCGAAAACGAAAGCGACGCGCGAAAAACGCATCGGTCAGGCGCTCGAATGGCTGGCCGAGGGCAAGCCGCGTAACTGGAAATACATGAAGAGTCAGGCGTAG
- a CDS encoding HmuY family protein has protein sequence MLFKSIVASAMVAIPWITGIQHACAQVSSPAKTEITVIKDLNANTKSYIYFSLVAGKEVPASDAKTKNWDIAFSKTTIATNSGTSGPGEGGAIVVEKPFDQINEAPKDGYKADSDAGFAIPGGSGNSWYRYDMSVHAILPIPRRTLLVKTADGQIAKIEIISYYKGAPEDVPTEESSYYTFRYTIAGKDGRF, from the coding sequence ATGCTATTCAAATCAATCGTCGCTTCGGCTATGGTGGCAATACCCTGGATAACAGGCATTCAGCATGCTTGTGCACAGGTCAGCAGCCCGGCAAAGACCGAAATCACAGTTATCAAAGACCTGAACGCTAATACGAAGTCCTACATCTATTTCAGTCTGGTTGCGGGCAAAGAAGTGCCGGCAAGCGACGCGAAAACGAAGAATTGGGACATCGCATTCAGTAAAACGACAATCGCTACCAACAGCGGCACCAGCGGTCCGGGCGAAGGAGGGGCTATCGTCGTGGAAAAACCGTTCGACCAGATAAACGAAGCTCCGAAAGACGGCTATAAAGCCGACAGCGACGCCGGTTTCGCGATTCCAGGCGGAAGCGGAAACTCGTGGTATAGATACGACATGAGCGTGCACGCGATCCTGCCCATTCCCCGACGGACGTTGCTCGTCAAGACCGCCGATGGTCAAATCGCAAAAATAGAAATTATCAGCTACTACAAAGGCGCGCCGGAGGACGTGCCCACGGAAGAGTCAAGCTACTACACTTTCAGATATACGATTGCGGGGAAAGACGGCAGATTTTAG
- a CDS encoding TonB-dependent receptor: MKQLSTLSLILLVISGVMAQKSNGTVEGRILSGTGEPIREATVFLQNTAYEAQTSPEGLFSLAVPPGDYALVAKAVGNGESMVKISVRGGERLEIGDIELTGTPLALNEVVITGQPEPQSLRNSVYQVRTIDRERIRLRGATNLQMVLNTELGIRFSNDLTLGTSDIQLMGMTGRGVKILLDGIPLTDRGDTRESLGQIDINTIERIEIVEGPMSVIYGTDALAGVINIITKKGSEGSSFTFNARLQEETAGDEYNALTKKGTHNQSVGLTWQNEHVQLSGNVTRNNFGGWRGASTGRAKAWMPKDQMLYTAGARFGQKQWNIWYRFNGTDETIRYLGNRNPNTGIAADKDYISKRWFHQLQSEFKVNDRLNITGAGSYTDYSRRTLSTNVDINDRRTLSLDPGAQDKSIFTTAFFRGTAFYKASDYLSVLAGIDFSNNNASGARIKGSPAINEYALFIAPEIRIGRSIKLTPGLRFLKNSVYDAPPVIPSLNGKLTLSKSLDFRFGYARGFRSPALRELYFDFHDASHSINGNVNLKAEYSNSFNAFFVWQAVSREGFRIGSTLGGFYNVFHDLIETAFDPNDRTQTTYLNIDHFKTTGFSLDNKIFWKNLQATVGATYIGRYNKFSETPGDFGSLPRFVWSTEINANLIYTFPNAGASINLFYKFSGKRPVYEIVDEAGVRLEETAGFHMADLTFGKRLGKHLNLLAGVKNLFDVTNLQNTSADIGGAHSTGGAVPMSFGRSYFAGLSFQFTKKQ; this comes from the coding sequence GTGAAGCAACTGTCTACCCTCTCATTAATCTTACTGGTTATCAGTGGCGTAATGGCTCAGAAATCCAATGGAACAGTGGAAGGAAGGATTTTATCCGGAACAGGCGAGCCCATTCGGGAGGCTACGGTCTTCCTGCAAAACACGGCATATGAGGCACAAACTTCACCGGAAGGCCTTTTTTCCCTCGCGGTGCCGCCCGGAGATTATGCATTGGTAGCGAAAGCCGTCGGGAATGGGGAATCGATGGTTAAAATTTCCGTCCGAGGCGGTGAAAGACTCGAAATCGGGGATATCGAGCTAACCGGAACGCCGCTCGCACTGAATGAAGTGGTAATCACCGGGCAACCGGAACCGCAGTCACTCCGCAACTCGGTGTACCAGGTACGAACGATCGACCGCGAGCGCATCCGCCTGCGTGGTGCAACCAACCTGCAAATGGTCCTCAATACCGAACTCGGCATAAGGTTTTCGAACGATTTGACGCTCGGTACCAGCGATATACAACTAATGGGCATGACAGGCCGGGGCGTCAAGATACTGCTCGACGGCATTCCGCTTACCGATCGCGGCGATACACGTGAGAGCCTTGGACAGATCGACATCAACACCATCGAAAGAATCGAGATCGTAGAAGGACCTATGTCGGTTATTTACGGAACGGATGCCTTGGCGGGCGTGATCAATATCATTACAAAAAAGGGTTCGGAAGGCTCGTCGTTCACTTTCAATGCAAGGTTGCAGGAAGAAACCGCGGGCGATGAATATAACGCATTGACCAAAAAAGGAACCCATAACCAGAGCGTTGGCCTAACGTGGCAAAACGAACACGTGCAGTTGTCCGGCAATGTAACCCGAAACAATTTCGGTGGCTGGCGGGGCGCTTCTACGGGCCGCGCCAAAGCCTGGATGCCGAAAGACCAGATGCTCTACACGGCCGGAGCGCGTTTCGGCCAAAAGCAATGGAACATCTGGTACCGCTTCAACGGCACCGACGAAACGATCAGATATCTGGGTAACCGCAATCCTAATACCGGCATTGCGGCTGATAAGGATTACATCAGCAAACGCTGGTTCCATCAATTACAATCCGAATTCAAAGTGAACGACCGGCTGAATATCACGGGTGCCGGCTCCTATACCGACTATTCCCGCAGAACCCTCAGCACCAATGTGGATATCAACGACCGTCGCACGCTCTCGCTCGACCCCGGCGCGCAGGACAAATCGATTTTCACGACTGCGTTCTTCCGCGGAACGGCTTTTTATAAGGCGTCGGATTATCTGTCGGTGCTCGCGGGAATCGATTTTTCGAACAACAATGCATCGGGCGCACGCATCAAAGGGTCTCCCGCCATCAATGAATATGCCTTATTTATAGCGCCTGAAATCCGCATCGGACGATCCATTAAGCTCACACCTGGTCTGCGTTTCCTCAAAAACTCGGTCTACGATGCTCCGCCGGTGATACCGTCGCTGAACGGCAAGCTTACATTGAGCAAATCGCTCGATTTCCGTTTTGGGTACGCGCGCGGGTTCCGCTCGCCGGCGCTGCGGGAGCTTTATTTCGATTTCCACGACGCTTCCCACTCCATTAACGGCAACGTCAACCTGAAAGCCGAATATTCAAACAGCTTTAACGCTTTCTTTGTCTGGCAAGCCGTGAGCCGCGAAGGGTTCCGCATCGGTTCCACGCTTGGCGGCTTTTACAATGTTTTCCACGACCTGATCGAAACTGCCTTTGACCCCAATGACCGTACCCAGACGACCTATCTGAATATCGATCACTTCAAAACGACCGGCTTCTCGTTGGACAACAAGATTTTCTGGAAGAACCTGCAAGCGACGGTGGGAGCTACTTACATTGGCCGCTACAATAAATTTTCGGAAACACCGGGAGATTTTGGCTCGCTACCCAGATTTGTGTGGTCCACTGAAATCAACGCAAACCTGATTTATACTTTCCCAAATGCCGGTGCCAGTATTAACCTGTTCTATAAATTCTCCGGCAAGCGTCCGGTTTATGAAATCGTCGACGAAGCCGGTGTCCGTCTTGAAGAAACCGCAGGTTTCCACATGGCGGACTTAACATTCGGCAAGAGGCTTGGCAAACACCTTAACTTACTGGCTGGTGTCAAGAACCTCTTCGATGTCACCAACCTGCAAAATACCTCCGCGGATATTGGCGGGGCGCACAGCACAGGCGGGGCTGTTCCGATGTCGTTCGGGCGGTCATATTTCGCGGGTCTCAGCTTTCAATTCACAAAAAAACAATAA
- a CDS encoding HmuY family protein, with the protein MKTIVRSLLLIAFLGTFNACSDDEPPLPDNLAAFEATEKGFEGDETEIKVMLSRAVDAATPISVTLTPAQLTYDAEFTTTPAAANNTLSLSVPAGQSSVSFKVSKKSGVLLDGDESIAFKIASAGSPVLVGANSSLKLSFKAIISEGTSIQLNGIAGSEPGSSAANTVFLDLSSNVQTPVLRDSWDLGFYNGTDFRVILNGTNGASALMVDKTDLNAVSGKDFVADSLAVGQGKGKLSLVDDATGDLTKTVIAAVSATDADNKVYILNRKGGSGTVLPATDLYKIRILRKGAGYTLQYAKVNETTFKTLDINKDAAYNFGFVSLEKGATVGVEPAKDRWDIKWGYSMYFTAAGPGVTLPYGFSDLVFINTLANVEAAEVLTATAAYDTFAETNLTGITFSKSADAIGSKWRATTGTIGVKTDRFYLIKDPAGNIYKLRFISFHASDGGERGKPKLEYKLVKKGA; encoded by the coding sequence ATGAAGACAATAGTCCGGTCGCTACTACTGATTGCATTCCTGGGTACATTCAACGCATGCAGCGACGACGAACCTCCATTACCGGATAACCTGGCCGCTTTTGAAGCGACCGAAAAAGGTTTCGAAGGCGACGAGACGGAAATCAAGGTCATGCTTTCGAGAGCGGTCGATGCCGCTACCCCTATCTCCGTGACACTGACACCTGCGCAACTCACATATGACGCCGAGTTCACCACCACTCCCGCAGCAGCAAACAACACGCTCTCATTGTCGGTACCTGCGGGGCAATCGTCCGTTTCTTTCAAGGTAAGCAAAAAATCGGGCGTGTTGCTGGACGGCGATGAGAGCATTGCCTTTAAAATCGCGTCGGCAGGCAGTCCTGTGCTGGTCGGCGCCAATTCTTCCCTGAAACTGAGCTTCAAAGCCATCATCTCAGAAGGCACCAGCATTCAGTTGAACGGTATAGCGGGCAGCGAACCGGGAAGCAGCGCGGCCAATACCGTCTTCCTCGACCTCAGCAGCAATGTGCAAACGCCTGTACTTCGCGACAGCTGGGACCTCGGGTTTTACAACGGCACCGATTTTCGCGTCATCCTGAACGGGACCAATGGTGCCTCCGCCTTGATGGTGGACAAGACGGATCTCAATGCCGTTTCCGGCAAGGACTTCGTCGCCGATTCGCTGGCGGTTGGCCAGGGAAAAGGCAAACTGTCGCTGGTTGACGACGCAACGGGAGACCTTACCAAGACAGTGATAGCGGCAGTTTCTGCAACCGATGCCGACAATAAAGTATATATCCTGAACCGCAAAGGTGGCTCAGGCACCGTTCTTCCGGCAACCGACCTTTATAAAATCCGTATTCTTCGTAAAGGTGCCGGCTATACCCTGCAATATGCCAAAGTAAACGAAACCACGTTTAAAACACTGGACATCAACAAGGACGCCGCCTACAACTTCGGGTTTGTCTCCCTTGAAAAAGGGGCCACGGTTGGTGTTGAGCCGGCAAAGGATCGCTGGGACATCAAATGGGGGTACAGCATGTACTTTACCGCGGCCGGTCCAGGCGTAACGCTCCCTTACGGCTTCTCCGACCTGGTATTCATCAATACGCTCGCAAACGTGGAAGCCGCCGAAGTGCTAACGGCTACCGCGGCTTACGACACATTTGCCGAAACCAACCTGACAGGCATCACATTCAGCAAGTCTGCCGACGCAATCGGTTCAAAATGGCGCGCAACTACGGGAACCATCGGTGTTAAAACCGACCGTTTTTACCTGATCAAAGATCCGGCAGGCAACATTTACAAACTGCGTTTTATCAGCTTCCATGCAAGCGACGGGGGCGAGCGCGGGAAACCCAAATTGGAGTATAAGCTCGTTAAAAAAGGTGCGTGA
- a CDS encoding efflux RND transporter permease subunit, whose protein sequence is MFQKFIERPVLSLVISIFITLLGVLAVLELPVSQFPDIVPPSVVVTATYTGANAEVCVDAVAVPLEKAINGVPGMTYMTSVSGNDGVTTINISFNVGVDPDLAAVNVQNRVQTVIDELPEEVIKAGVKTEKEVNSMLMYLDIMSSDTTVGEDFVYNFADINILKELKRIDGVGRAQIMGSKDYSMRVWLQPDRMNSYNVSADEVIQAIRDQNVVAAPGKTGVSSGREKNVLQYVLKYTGKLFEPAQYENIVLRSNPDGSILKLKDVAKIEFGTLEYDMASKSNGRPSASIMIKQRPGSNAQEVIRNIKNKVAELKKTTFPPGMDYFVSYDVSRFLDASIHEVIRTLIEAFILVILIVYLFLQDFRSTLIPALAVPVALVGTFAFMQLFGFSINLLTLFALVLAIGIVVDNAIVVVEAVHAKMAEKHLDAKTATIESMKEMSGAIIAITLVMSAVFVPVAFMSGPVGIFYRQFSITLAISIVISGINALTLTPALCALMLKNTHGQPVKNNPLTRFFNGFNKGYNGVQSGYRKLLASIVGRRMITVGLLIGFCVATFGINTVLPTGFIPTEDQGVINVNVTTPVGATVERTEAVLDEIQKVAESLEPVESVSSLSGYSLLTESAGSSYGMAMINLKPWDQRKASVQDIIKEMEAKTKHITDAEIQFFPPPTVPGFGNSSGFELRLQDRSGNEDLQKTAEVTNKFIKDLAATPEIAAAFSSFDASFPQYMIHVDSDIAAKKGVSVDVAMGTLQTMIGSYYASNFIRFGQMYKVMVQADASFRKNPEDILKLYVKNNRGEMVPLSTFIRLERVYGPELLTRYNMYTSAMINGDAAPGYSSGDAIKAVERVAATSLPKGYTYDWSGMTREEILSGNQAVFIFAICLVFVYLLLAAQYESFLLPLPVILSLPTGVFGAFLALKLMGLENNIYAQVSLVMLIGLLGKNAILIVEYAIIRQKEGRTVIEAVLEGATERLRPILMTSFAFVAGLIPLVMASGAGAIGNRSIGTTAAGGMLIGTVFGVIIIPGLYVVFAGMVNKKKTPPSVVATEEEALLH, encoded by the coding sequence ATGTTTCAAAAATTCATCGAGCGACCGGTGCTCTCACTGGTCATCTCTATCTTCATAACCTTGCTCGGGGTGCTGGCGGTTCTGGAACTGCCCGTATCCCAATTTCCCGATATCGTGCCTCCGTCGGTGGTCGTAACCGCGACTTATACCGGCGCCAACGCCGAGGTATGCGTCGACGCCGTGGCTGTCCCGCTCGAAAAGGCGATCAATGGGGTGCCCGGCATGACTTACATGACCAGCGTATCGGGTAACGACGGTGTTACCACGATCAATATTTCATTCAACGTGGGCGTCGACCCCGATCTGGCCGCGGTGAATGTACAGAACCGTGTGCAAACGGTGATCGACGAACTTCCGGAAGAAGTTATCAAGGCGGGTGTAAAGACCGAAAAAGAGGTAAATAGTATGCTCATGTACCTGGATATCATGAGCTCCGACACCACCGTGGGCGAGGATTTTGTGTACAACTTCGCCGATATCAATATTCTCAAAGAGCTGAAAAGGATCGACGGCGTGGGCCGCGCGCAGATCATGGGTAGCAAAGACTACTCCATGCGCGTATGGCTCCAACCCGACCGCATGAACAGCTACAATGTCTCCGCCGACGAGGTTATCCAGGCCATCCGCGACCAGAACGTCGTGGCGGCGCCCGGAAAAACCGGTGTGAGCTCCGGCCGTGAAAAGAACGTATTGCAATATGTATTGAAATATACCGGCAAACTGTTCGAACCGGCGCAATACGAAAACATCGTGCTGCGCTCGAATCCCGACGGCTCTATCCTGAAATTGAAAGACGTCGCCAAGATCGAATTCGGTACGCTGGAATACGATATGGCCTCCAAATCAAACGGACGGCCTTCTGCTTCCATTATGATCAAGCAACGCCCGGGCTCCAATGCCCAGGAGGTGATCCGGAACATCAAAAACAAAGTCGCGGAACTGAAAAAGACCACATTTCCTCCCGGAATGGACTATTTCGTATCCTACGACGTTTCGCGCTTCCTCGACGCCTCCATTCACGAGGTTATCCGCACGCTCATCGAGGCATTTATTTTGGTAATCCTGATCGTGTATCTGTTTTTGCAGGACTTCCGCTCGACGCTCATCCCCGCTCTCGCGGTACCGGTGGCGCTGGTGGGGACATTTGCATTCATGCAGCTTTTCGGGTTCTCCATCAACCTGCTGACGCTTTTTGCATTGGTACTGGCGATCGGTATTGTGGTCGATAATGCCATTGTGGTCGTCGAGGCGGTGCACGCCAAGATGGCCGAAAAGCATCTGGACGCCAAAACCGCGACCATTGAATCGATGAAAGAAATGAGCGGGGCGATCATCGCGATCACGCTGGTAATGTCCGCGGTATTTGTCCCGGTAGCGTTCATGTCCGGGCCGGTTGGGATTTTCTACCGGCAGTTTTCCATTACCCTGGCGATTTCCATTGTCATTTCCGGTATCAATGCACTCACGCTCACGCCTGCATTATGCGCATTAATGCTGAAAAACACGCACGGGCAACCGGTTAAAAACAACCCGCTCACACGGTTCTTCAATGGGTTCAACAAAGGCTATAACGGTGTTCAAAGCGGCTACCGCAAACTTCTGGCCTCGATTGTCGGCCGCAGAATGATTACCGTCGGCTTGCTGATCGGGTTCTGCGTTGCTACTTTCGGCATCAACACCGTTTTGCCAACCGGGTTTATTCCAACCGAAGACCAGGGCGTGATCAACGTTAACGTCACAACGCCTGTTGGCGCCACTGTGGAACGTACCGAAGCGGTTCTCGACGAAATTCAGAAAGTAGCCGAAAGCCTCGAACCTGTGGAATCAGTTTCTTCCCTCTCGGGTTACAGCCTTCTAACCGAATCGGCGGGCTCATCGTACGGGATGGCCATGATCAACCTGAAACCGTGGGATCAGCGGAAAGCTTCCGTACAGGACATTATCAAAGAAATGGAAGCCAAAACGAAGCATATCACTGATGCGGAAATCCAGTTCTTCCCTCCTCCGACGGTACCTGGCTTTGGTAACTCCAGCGGCTTCGAGCTGCGCTTGCAGGACCGTTCGGGTAATGAGGACCTGCAAAAAACCGCCGAGGTTACCAATAAGTTTATCAAAGACCTCGCCGCAACACCGGAGATCGCCGCCGCATTCAGTAGTTTCGATGCGAGCTTTCCTCAATATATGATCCACGTCGATTCGGACATTGCCGCTAAAAAGGGCGTCTCGGTAGATGTTGCAATGGGCACGCTCCAAACCATGATCGGTAGCTATTATGCGTCCAACTTCATCCGTTTCGGGCAGATGTACAAAGTAATGGTGCAGGCCGATGCGAGCTTCCGGAAAAACCCCGAGGATATTCTCAAATTATACGTCAAAAATAACCGCGGCGAGATGGTGCCGTTGTCCACTTTTATCAGACTCGAAAGAGTGTACGGCCCCGAATTGCTGACGCGCTATAATATGTATACGTCGGCCATGATCAACGGCGATGCCGCACCGGGGTATAGTAGTGGTGACGCCATCAAGGCGGTGGAACGCGTCGCCGCCACCAGCCTGCCGAAAGGCTACACCTACGACTGGTCGGGTATGACGCGCGAAGAGATCCTGTCGGGAAACCAGGCGGTTTTCATATTCGCAATCTGTCTTGTCTTTGTATATCTGCTGCTCGCAGCGCAGTATGAAAGCTTCCTGCTGCCGCTGCCGGTTATCCTTTCGCTTCCGACAGGTGTTTTCGGAGCATTCCTCGCCCTGAAATTAATGGGGCTGGAAAACAACATTTACGCGCAGGTGTCGCTGGTCATGCTGATAGGCCTCCTGGGTAAAAACGCGATCCTGATAGTGGAATATGCGATTATCCGGCAAAAAGAAGGCCGCACGGTCATCGAAGCGGTATTGGAGGGTGCTACCGAGCGTCTCCGGCCGATTTTGATGACCTCATTCGCATTCGTGGCTGGGCTTATTCCGCTTGTAATGGCTTCCGGCGCAGGGGCGATCGGCAACCGGTCTATCGGTACGACGGCTGCGGGCGGCATGCTTATCGGTACTGTTTTCGGGGTGATCATCATTCCGGGATTGTACGTCGTGTTTGCGGGCATGGTGAATAAGAAAAAGACGCCTCCTTCGGTAGTGGCTACGGAGGAAGAAGCATTGCTGCATTAA
- a CDS encoding GNAT family N-acetyltransferase, with protein sequence MAVQPIYTERFVLTKMTAADGDKYFRLSNNDNVMKYVTGYSLTREESDKMLAEFLQEYGMDTYLGRYLIEDRYSGELIGAAKLDKVGPAIEIGYRVMEEFWGRGVATEIAKGLIRFSKSVLKARDVIAFVNVNNTASIRVLEKAGMTNTERIEDLDEVKYRFNYSLQNSPSMKKVLYIILGLVALVLIAAFIMPKDYAVEREIVINKPKAEVFEYLKSLKKQNDWSVWGRRDPDMKKTFSGTDGTVGFVSMWEGNDEVGKGEQEITKIEEGRRIDTQLRFLKPFESTSDAYMITEAIDSTATRVRWGFQGKMPIPMNVMLPFFNMEESIGTDFQQGLTNLKGILEKQ encoded by the coding sequence ATGGCTGTCCAACCTATTTACACCGAGCGTTTTGTGCTTACCAAAATGACGGCTGCCGATGGTGACAAGTATTTCAGGCTGAGCAATAATGACAATGTGATGAAATATGTGACCGGCTACTCGCTCACACGGGAGGAGTCGGACAAGATGCTGGCGGAATTCCTGCAGGAATACGGCATGGATACCTATCTGGGCCGGTACCTGATCGAGGACAGATATTCGGGCGAATTGATAGGCGCCGCAAAACTGGACAAAGTGGGCCCGGCGATAGAGATCGGCTACCGGGTGATGGAGGAGTTCTGGGGAAGGGGCGTAGCTACCGAAATAGCGAAAGGGCTGATACGGTTCTCGAAAAGTGTTTTGAAGGCCCGGGATGTCATCGCATTCGTAAATGTAAACAACACAGCGTCCATCCGGGTGCTGGAAAAAGCCGGTATGACCAACACCGAGCGGATCGAAGACCTTGACGAAGTCAAGTACAGGTTCAATTATTCACTACAAAATTCTCCTTCTATGAAAAAAGTGCTCTACATTATTCTGGGACTCGTTGCGCTGGTTCTTATCGCGGCTTTCATTATGCCGAAGGATTATGCAGTCGAGCGGGAAATCGTGATCAACAAACCAAAGGCAGAGGTTTTTGAATATCTTAAATCTCTCAAAAAACAGAACGACTGGAGTGTCTGGGGCCGCCGCGACCCCGATATGAAAAAGACTTTCTCGGGCACCGATGGCACGGTTGGATTTGTGTCGATGTGGGAAGGGAATGACGAAGTGGGCAAGGGGGAGCAGGAAATCACTAAAATAGAAGAGGGCCGGAGAATCGATACCCAGCTACGTTTCCTGAAACCCTTCGAAAGTACCAGCGACGCCTATATGATTACGGAGGCAATCGATTCGACGGCGACGCGTGTCCGCTGGGGGTTCCAGGGTAAAATGCCGATTCCGATGAATGTAATGCTGCCATTCTTTAACATGGAGGAGTCCATAGGAACGGATTTTCAGCAAGGATTGACCAATTTGAAGGGAATACTTGAAAAACAATGA